Proteins encoded by one window of Esox lucius isolate fEsoLuc1 chromosome 4, fEsoLuc1.pri, whole genome shotgun sequence:
- the slitrk2 gene encoding SLIT and NTRK-like protein 2: MLNSVFLLSILTVTSIASKTESRKTSKDICKNRCSCEEKENILSINCENKGFTTVSLFQPPSNKICQLFLNGNFLSRLNANEFINYGNVTSLHLGNNGLQEIKTGAFTGLRFLKRLHLNNNNLEIIKEDTFAGLESLEYLQADYNYISAIEAGAFGKLNKLKVLILNDNLLLSLPNNVFRFVMLTHLDLRGNRLKILPFAGVLEHIGGIMEIQLEENPWNCTCDLIPLKAWLDTISVFVGDIVCETPFRLHGKDITQLIKQDLCPRRNAGDSNHRAMQPPSDSQYHGPSPTLHTGFTPTKPPRASRPPKIRNRPTQRVTYSKDKQVFGPIMVYQTRSPVPMTCPSICVCTSQNPDSGLNINCQERKLHNITELTPKPSYPKKLHLTGNYLQTIYRTDLTEYSSLELLHLGNNRIAIIQDGAFENLANLRRLYLNGNYIESLSQSLFAGLQSLQYLYMEYNVIKDILPHTFNSLQNLQLLFLNNNLLRSLPDNVFGGTMLTRLNLRNNHFSHLPVRGVLDQLSAFIQIDLQENPWDCTCDIVALKNWMELSSTSVVVNEITCDSPSKHAGRLLRSLRNDAICPEPNEVTVTKAPTVSPSTDSTPPTSITPTDQQIPEIHAEVPLSVLILGLLVVFILSVCFGAGLFVFVLKRRKGVDSVPTSTNNLDLNSFQVQYGSYSTEPTADKAETHVYNYIPPPVGQMCQNPIYMQKDSEQVTYYRNLRELSFSTIMDTKKSEPPSPYTISTVEFIEKQSCANREPELLYQNIAERVKELPTAGALNYNFCTLPKRQILPPYDTTRRNNQDRLNKTVLYGTPRKYYVEQSNNEHPLLPGKLKTEPDYLEVLEKQTAMSQL, encoded by the coding sequence ATGCTGAACAGCGTCTTTTTGCTTAGCATATTAACTGTGACCAGTATCGCATCGAAGACAGAAAGCCGCAAAACTTCAAAAGACATTTGTAAGAACCGCTGCTCCTGTGAGGAAAAGGAGAATATTTTGAGCATCAACTGTGAAAACAAAGGATTTACAACGGTTAGTCTATTTCAACCGCCATCGAACAAAATCTGCCAACTCTTTCTCAATGGAAACTTTCTTTCGAGACTAAATGCGAATGAGTTTATCAATTATGGTAATGTAACATCCCTTCATCTGGGAAACAACGGGTTGCAGGAGATAAAGACTGGAGCTTTTACAGGATTGAGATTTTTAAAACGACTTCATCTTAACAACAATAACTTGGAAATAATCAAAGAGGACACCTTTGCTGGTTTAGAGAGTTTGGAGTATTTACAAGCAGATTATAATTACATCAGTGCCATTGAAGCAGGTGCATTCGGAAAATTAAATAAGCTCAAAGTACTGATTCTCAATGACAACCTCCTTCTATCTCTTCCCAACAATGTATTTCGATTCGTTATGTTAACGCATTTGGATCTAAGGGGGAACCGTCTTAAGATTCTGCCTTTTGCTGGTGTTCTCGAGCACATAGGCGGTATTATGGAGATTCAACTGGAGGAGAACCCATGGAATTGCACCTGTGATCTGATCCCTTTAAAAGCCTGGCTGGACACTATCTCCGTTTTTGTAGGGGACATCGTGTGCGAGACCCCCTTTAGATTGCATGGCAAGGACATTACCCAATTGATTAAACAAGATTTATGCCCCCGAAGAAATGCTGGTGATTCTAATCACCGCGCAATGCAGCCCCCTTCTGATTCCCAATACCACGGCCCCTCTCCCACCCTGCACACCGGTTTCACTCCAACAAAACCCCCAAGGGCCTCCCGCCCCCCTAAAATAAGAAATCGCCCCACACAACGGGTGACGTATAGTAAGGACAAACAAGTATTTGGGCCTATAATGGTTTATCAGACTAGGTCCCCAGTTCCGATGACCTGTCCTAGTATTTGTGTCTGCACTTCTCAGAACCCAGACAGCGGATTAAATATCAACTGCCAGGAGAGGAAATTGCATAACATAACAGAGCTTACCCCTAAACCCTCATATCCAAAGAAATTGCATTTAACAGGCAATTACTTACAGACTATATACAGAACAGACCTAACCGAATACAGCTCACTAGAGCTGCTCCACTTGGGAAATAATAGGATAGCTATTATTCAGGATGGAGCCTTTGAAAACCTGGCTAATCTACGGAGACTGTATCTCAATGGCAATTACATTGAAAGTCTATCCCAGTCATTATTCGCGGGGCTGCAAAGTCTCCAATACTTATACATGGAGTACAACGTTATCAAGGACATTTTACCCCATACGTTTAACTCGTTGCAGAATTTGCAGCTGCTGTTCCTCAACAACAATCTATTGAGATCCCTACCCGACAATGTTTTTGGGGGGACTATGCTGACAAGACTAAACCTGAGGAACAATCACTTCTCGCACTTGCCGGTGCGCGGTGTACTCGACCAGCTTTCCGCATTTATTCAGATCGACCTGCAGGAGAACCCATGGGATTGCACCTGCGACATCGTTGCTCTTAAAAACTGGATGGAGCTGTCCAGTACCAGCGTAGTTGTAAATGAGATCACATGTGATTCACCCTCGAAACACGCAGGTAGGCTGCTTAGGTCACTGCGTAACGATGCAATTTGTCCCGAGCCTAACGAGGTCACAGTAACCAAGGCCCCTACAGTCAGTCCCAGCACTGACTCCACTCCTCCCACTTCCATCACGCCCACAGACCAGCAGATTCCCGAGATACACGCGGAGGTGCCCCTATCTGTTCTTATTCTCGGACTGCTCGTGGTGTTcattctgtcagtctgtttcGGGGCTGGTTTGTTTGTATTCGTCCTCAAAAGACGCAAAGGAGTTGATAGCGTTCCCACCAGTACCAATAATTTAGATTTAAACTCATTTCAGGTACAGTATGGTTCATATAGCACGGAGCCCACTGCAGATAAAGCAGAGACGCATGTTTATAACTACATTCCTCCTCCTGTTGGTCAGATGTGTCAGAACCCCATCTACATGCAGAAAGACAGTGAGCAAGTGACCTACTATAGGAATCTAAGAGAACTAAGCTTCAGCACTATCATGGACACTAAAAAGTCGGAACCCCCAAGCCCTTATACCATAAGTACAGTGGAGTTCATTGAGAAACAATCTTGTGCCAATCGTGAGCCGGAGCTGCTTTATCAAAACATTGCAGAGAGGGTTAAGGAGCTTCCGACTGCAGGAGCTCTGAATTATAATTTTTGCACTTTACCGAAAAGACAAATACTTCCTCCATATGACACGACTAGACGAAACAACCAGGACAGGTTGAATAAAACTGTTCTCTATGGAACTCCGCGAAAATATTATGTTGAACAATCAAACAATGAACACCCTTTGCTGCCTGGGAAACTAAAAACAGAACCGGACTACCTCGAAgttctggaaaaacaaacagcaatgagTCAGTTGTAA